The following coding sequences lie in one Macaca thibetana thibetana isolate TM-01 chromosome 18, ASM2454274v1, whole genome shotgun sequence genomic window:
- the SERPINB13 gene encoding serpin B13 has protein sequence MDSLGAISTRFGFDLFKELKKTNDGNIFFSPVGLLTAIGMLLLGTRGATASQLEEVFHSEKGTKSSRTKAEDNEVVRIKAEGKEIEKTEAIHQQFQKFLTEISKLTNDYELNIANRLFGEKTYLFLQKYLDYVQKYYHASLEPVDFVNAADESRKKINSWVESKTNETIKDLFPDGSISSSTKLVLVNTVYFKGQWDREFKKENTKEEKFWMNKSTSKSVQMMTQSHSFSFTFLEDLQAKILGIPYKNNDLSMFVLLPNDIDGLEKIIDKISPEKLVEWTNPGHMEERRVNLHLPRFEVEDSYDLEAVLAAMGIGDAFSEHKADYSGMSSLSGLHAQKFLHSSFVAVTEEGTEAAAATGIGFTVTSAPGHENVHCNHPFLFFIRHNESNSILFFGRFSSP, from the exons ATGGATTCACTCGGCGCCATCAGCACTCGATTTGggtttgatcttttcaaagagctgaagaaaacaaatgatggCAACATCTTCTTTTCCCCTGTGGGCCTCTTGACTGCCATTGGCATGCTCCTCCTGGGGACCCGAGGAGCCACCGCTTCCCAGTTGGAGGAG GTATTTCACTCTGAAAAAGGCACGAAGAGCTCAAGAACAAAGGCTGAAGACAACGAGGTGGTGAGAATAAAGGCTGAAGGAAAAGAG attGAGAAGACAGAAGCAATACATCAACAATTCCAAAAGTTTTTGACTGAAATAAGCAAACTCACTAATGATTATGAACTGAACATAGCCAACAGGCTGTTTGGAGAAAAAACATACCTCTTCCTTCAA AAATACTTAGATTATGTTCAAAAATATTATCATGCATCTCTGGAACCTGTTGATTTTGTAAACGCAGCAGATGAAAGTCGAAAGAAGATTAATTCCTGGgttgaaagcaaaacaaatg AAACAATCAAGGACTTGTTCCCAGATGGCTCTATTAGTAGCTCTACCAAGCTGGTGCTGGTGAACACAGTTTATTTTAAAGGGCAATGGGACAGGgagtttaagaaagaaaatactaaggAAGAGAAATTTTGGATGAATAAG AGCACAAGTAAATCTGTGCAGATGATGACACAGAGCCATTCCTTTAGCTTCACTTTCCTGGAGGACTTGCAGGCCAAAATTCTAGGGATTCCATATAAAAACAATGACCTAAGCATGTTTGTGCTTCTGCCCAACGACATCGATGGTCTGGAGAAG ataatagataaaataAGTCCTGAGAAATTGGTAGAGTGGACTAATCCAGGGCATATGGAAGAAAGAAGGGTAAATCTGCACTTGCCCCGGTTTGAGGTGGAGGACAGTTACGACCTTGAGGCGGTCCTGGCTGCCATGGGGATAGGCGATGCCTTCAGTGAGCACAAAGCTGACTACTCGGGAATGTCCTCACTCTCTGGGTTGCACGCCCAGAAGTTCCTGCACAGTTCCTTTGTGGCGGTAACTGAAGAAGGCACCGAGGCTGCAGCTGCCACCGGCATAGGCTTTACTGTCACATCCGCCCCAGGTCATGAAAATGTTCACTGCAATCATCCCTTCCTGTTCTTCATCAGGCACAATGAATCCAACAGCATCCTCTTCTTTGGAAGATTTTCTTCTCCTTAA